In Anomalospiza imberbis isolate Cuckoo-Finch-1a 21T00152 chromosome 26, ASM3175350v1, whole genome shotgun sequence, the following proteins share a genomic window:
- the TMEM167B gene encoding protein kish-B: MTNVYSLDGLLVFGLLLVCTCAYLRKVPRLRTWLLSERRGVWGVCHKAAVIGTRLHVAVSVSCLLMAFYVLVGK, translated from the exons ATGACCAACG TTTACTCCCTGGACGGGCTCCTGGTGTTCGGGCTGCTTCTGGTTTGCACTTGTGCGTACCTGCGGAAGGTGCCCCGACTGCGCACCTGGCTCCTGTCTGAGCGCAGGGGGGTCTGGGGAGTCTGCCACAAGG CTGCTGTGATTGGGACCCGCCTGCACGTGGCTGTGTCTGTGTCCTGCCTTCTCATGGCCTTCTACGTCCTTGTGGGAAAGTGA